In Agromyces sp. G08B096, a genomic segment contains:
- a CDS encoding DEAD/DEAH box helicase translates to MTATDTRAAALRALRDLVGRDDAEFHDGQYEAIEALVEGRRRALVVQRTGWGKSAVYFVATLLLRRAGAGPTVLVSPLLALMRDQVAAAERAGVRAVSINSTNAHEWADVLQQLDADEVDVLLVSPERLNNPAFRDQQLPALVRRMGLLVVDEAHCISDWGHDFRPDYRRLRDLIAQMPAGVPVLATTATANSRVVADVAEQLGAADGTGGGASDVLTIRGPLARSSLRLGVLRLPDATSRLAWLISHLGDLPGSGIIYALTVSAANDTARVLRERGYDVRAYTGQTDPDERAESEGMLKRNEVKALVSTSALGMGFDKPDLGFVLHLGAPSSPVAYYQQVGRAGRATDSADVLLLPGAEDPEIWHYFATASMPDQDRAERVLAALDLERPTSTPALEAMVDIRRTPLELLLKVLDVDGAVRKVQGGWVSTGAPWVYDAERYRRISAERIAEQQHMIEYEQTRGCRMEYLQRTLDDDTAAPCGRCDSCAGAWYPTGLADEAASAARGALDRVGVPIEPRGQWPTGADRLGVPVKGRIAPGERAEEGRALARLTDLGWGGTLRELFAAGAPDQPVPPQVLAACVRVLADWGWAERPVAVVAMPSRSRPQLVDSLARGLAEVGRLPYLGALAPRDGGPTGGPGGNSAFRLAGLWERLSTDGLDVPAGPVLLVDDLADSRWTLTVAARELRLAGASAVLPFALALRG, encoded by the coding sequence ATGACCGCGACCGACACCCGGGCCGCCGCGCTCCGCGCCCTGCGCGACCTCGTCGGCCGCGACGACGCCGAGTTCCACGACGGCCAGTACGAGGCCATCGAGGCGCTCGTCGAGGGCCGCCGCCGCGCCCTCGTGGTGCAGCGCACCGGCTGGGGCAAGTCGGCCGTGTACTTCGTGGCGACGCTGCTGCTGCGCCGCGCGGGCGCCGGGCCCACCGTGCTCGTCTCGCCGCTGCTCGCCCTCATGCGCGACCAGGTCGCCGCCGCCGAACGCGCCGGCGTGCGCGCCGTCTCGATCAACTCGACCAACGCCCACGAGTGGGCCGACGTGCTGCAGCAGCTCGACGCCGACGAGGTCGACGTCCTCCTCGTCTCGCCCGAGCGGCTCAACAATCCGGCGTTCCGCGACCAGCAGCTGCCCGCCCTCGTGCGCCGCATGGGGCTCCTCGTCGTCGACGAGGCGCACTGCATCAGCGACTGGGGCCACGACTTCCGTCCCGACTACCGGCGCCTGCGCGACCTCATCGCGCAGATGCCCGCCGGCGTTCCGGTGCTCGCGACCACCGCGACCGCGAACAGCCGCGTGGTGGCCGACGTCGCCGAGCAGCTCGGCGCGGCGGACGGCACGGGCGGCGGGGCATCCGACGTGCTCACCATCCGCGGCCCGCTCGCACGCTCCTCGCTCCGGCTCGGCGTGCTGCGGCTGCCCGACGCGACGAGCCGGCTGGCCTGGCTCATCAGCCACCTCGGCGACCTGCCCGGCTCTGGCATCATCTACGCGCTGACCGTGTCGGCGGCGAACGACACCGCCCGCGTGCTCCGCGAGCGCGGCTACGACGTCCGCGCCTACACCGGGCAGACCGACCCCGACGAGCGCGCCGAGTCCGAGGGCATGCTGAAGCGCAACGAGGTGAAGGCGCTCGTCTCCACGAGCGCACTCGGCATGGGCTTCGACAAACCCGACCTCGGCTTCGTGCTGCACCTCGGCGCGCCGAGCTCGCCGGTCGCCTATTACCAGCAGGTGGGCCGCGCCGGCCGGGCCACCGACAGCGCCGACGTCCTCCTGCTGCCCGGGGCGGAAGACCCCGAGATCTGGCACTACTTCGCCACCGCCTCGATGCCCGACCAAGACCGCGCTGAGCGCGTGCTCGCCGCACTCGACCTCGAACGCCCCACCTCGACGCCCGCGCTCGAGGCGATGGTCGACATCCGGCGTACCCCGCTCGAACTGCTGCTGAAGGTGCTCGACGTCGACGGCGCCGTGCGGAAGGTGCAGGGCGGCTGGGTCTCGACCGGCGCACCCTGGGTCTACGACGCCGAACGCTACCGCCGCATCTCCGCCGAACGCATCGCCGAGCAGCAGCACATGATCGAGTACGAGCAGACCCGCGGATGCCGCATGGAGTACCTCCAGCGCACCCTCGACGACGACACCGCGGCCCCCTGCGGCCGCTGCGACTCCTGCGCCGGCGCGTGGTACCCGACCGGGCTCGCCGACGAGGCGGCGAGCGCGGCGCGCGGAGCGCTCGACCGCGTCGGCGTGCCGATCGAGCCCCGGGGCCAATGGCCCACCGGCGCCGATCGCCTGGGCGTGCCGGTGAAGGGGCGCATCGCCCCCGGCGAGCGGGCCGAGGAGGGGCGCGCCCTCGCCCGTCTCACCGACCTCGGCTGGGGCGGCACCCTGCGCGAGCTCTTCGCCGCCGGTGCCCCCGACCAGCCCGTGCCGCCGCAGGTGCTCGCCGCGTGCGTGCGCGTCCTCGCCGACTGGGGCTGGGCCGAGCGGCCCGTCGCGGTCGTCGCGATGCCGTCCCGGTCGCGGCCGCAGCTCGTCGACTCGCTCGCGCGGGGGCTGGCCGAGGTCGGCCGGCTCCCCTACCTCGGCGCCCTCGCCCCGCGCGACGGCGGACCGACGGGAGGGCCGGGCGGCAACAGCGCCTTCCGCCTCGCCGGGCTCTGGGAGCGGCTCTCGACCGACGGGCTCGACGTCCCGGCAGGGCCCGTGCTGCTCGTCGACGACCTGGCCGACAGCCGGTGGACCCTCACCGTGGCCGCGCGCGAGCTGCGGCTCGCCGGGGCATCCGCCGTGCTGCCCTTCGCGCTCGCGCTCCGCGGCTGA
- a CDS encoding MFS transporter: MSTAVKDPTENRRMPAEERRVLAGTLVGTSIEWYDFFIYAQAAGLVLAPLFLAPVAESNPGFAQVLSFATIGISFLFRPLGAVVAGYLGDKLGRKRMLVFTLVMMGLSTALIGVLPTYAAIGVAAPVLLILLRILQGFSAGGEWGGAALMAVEHAPTGRRGFFGAFPQIGVPIGMILATSTLWILTSSMSPEAFMAWGWRIPFLLSIVLIVVGYVIRRAVEESPVFEELLRRRKESSAPLGQLFRHNTKNVILTAVIFIANNAAGYLLIAYFATYAVTALGMDRPTVLLATTLASFGWLVFTLWGGRLSDRLGRVRTFQIGYVFLALWAIPMWFLIDTGDIVWYFVALFVMTFGLGLSYGPQAALYAEMFPANVRYSGVSIGYALGAILGGAFAPMIAEALMNTFHASWTIGVYIAIASVISLIGVSLVKETKGVDLLD; encoded by the coding sequence ATGTCGACTGCTGTCAAGGACCCCACCGAGAACCGTCGGATGCCCGCCGAGGAACGGAGGGTGCTCGCGGGCACCCTCGTCGGCACATCCATCGAGTGGTACGACTTCTTCATCTACGCCCAGGCCGCCGGGCTCGTCCTCGCGCCGCTCTTCCTCGCTCCCGTCGCCGAGTCCAACCCGGGCTTCGCCCAGGTGCTCTCGTTCGCGACGATCGGCATCTCGTTCCTGTTCCGCCCGCTCGGCGCGGTCGTCGCGGGCTACCTCGGCGACAAGCTCGGCCGCAAGCGCATGCTCGTCTTCACGCTCGTCATGATGGGCCTGTCCACGGCGCTCATCGGCGTGCTGCCGACCTACGCCGCCATCGGCGTCGCCGCACCGGTGCTCCTCATCCTCCTGCGCATCCTGCAGGGCTTCTCGGCGGGCGGCGAGTGGGGCGGCGCCGCGCTCATGGCGGTGGAGCACGCGCCGACCGGGCGCCGCGGCTTCTTCGGCGCGTTCCCGCAGATCGGCGTGCCGATCGGCATGATCCTCGCGACGTCCACGCTGTGGATCCTCACGAGCTCGATGTCGCCCGAGGCGTTCATGGCGTGGGGCTGGCGCATCCCGTTCCTCCTCTCGATCGTGCTCATCGTCGTCGGCTACGTGATCCGCCGCGCCGTCGAGGAGAGCCCGGTGTTCGAGGAGCTCCTGCGCCGCCGCAAGGAGTCGTCGGCGCCGCTCGGCCAGCTGTTCCGCCACAACACCAAGAACGTCATCCTGACGGCCGTCATCTTCATCGCGAACAACGCGGCCGGCTACCTGCTCATCGCGTACTTCGCGACCTACGCGGTCACGGCGCTCGGGATGGACCGTCCGACCGTGCTCCTCGCGACGACCCTCGCGTCGTTCGGCTGGCTCGTCTTCACGCTCTGGGGCGGCCGGCTCTCCGACCGGCTCGGGCGCGTGCGCACCTTCCAGATCGGGTACGTGTTCCTCGCCCTGTGGGCGATCCCGATGTGGTTCCTCATCGACACGGGCGACATCGTCTGGTACTTCGTCGCGCTCTTCGTCATGACGTTCGGGCTCGGGCTCTCCTACGGCCCGCAGGCGGCGCTGTACGCCGAGATGTTCCCGGCGAACGTGCGCTACTCGGGCGTCTCGATCGGGTATGCGCTGGGCGCCATCCTCGGCGGCGCCTTCGCGCCGATGATCGCGGAGGCGCTGATGAACACGTTCCACGCCTCGTGGACCATCGGCGTCTACATCGCGATCGCCTCGGTCATCTCCCTCATCGGCGTCTCGCTGGTGAAGGAGACCAAGGGCGTCGACCTGCTCGACTGA
- a CDS encoding acetyl-CoA C-acyltransferase: MAEAYLVGGVRTPVGRYGGALAGVRPDDLAALVVGEALARAGVERAAIEAGAIDEVVLGAANQAGEDNRNVGRMSVLLAGLPDSVPGLTVNRLCASGMSAITMAAQAIRAGDADLIVAGGVESMTRAPWVQAKPEKAWAKPGAAYDTSIGWRFPNPKLLARDKATYSMPETAEEVARVDGITREEADAFALRSQQRAAAAIADGRFEAEIVGVATARGEVLVDEGPRPETTLDVLAGLRPVVPGGSVVTAGNSSALNDGASAIVVASAAAVERYGLTPRARVVTGTAAGLAPEIMGLGPVPATEKALARSGLTLDDLGSVELNEAFATQSIACVRRLGLDPERVNADGGAIALGHPLGSSGSRLVVTLLGRMEREGSRYGLATMCVGVGQGTALIVERVS; the protein is encoded by the coding sequence ATGGCAGAGGCCTACCTCGTCGGAGGGGTGCGCACCCCGGTCGGCCGCTACGGCGGCGCGCTCGCCGGCGTCCGCCCTGACGACCTCGCCGCGCTGGTCGTCGGCGAGGCGCTCGCCCGAGCGGGCGTGGAGCGTGCCGCGATCGAGGCCGGCGCGATCGACGAGGTCGTCCTCGGCGCGGCCAACCAGGCCGGCGAGGACAACCGCAACGTCGGCCGCATGTCGGTTCTGCTCGCCGGCCTTCCCGACTCGGTGCCCGGCCTCACGGTGAACCGGCTCTGCGCATCCGGCATGTCGGCCATCACCATGGCCGCCCAGGCGATCCGGGCCGGCGACGCCGACCTCATCGTCGCGGGCGGCGTCGAGTCGATGACCCGAGCGCCGTGGGTGCAGGCCAAGCCCGAGAAGGCGTGGGCGAAGCCCGGCGCCGCGTACGACACCTCCATCGGCTGGCGCTTCCCGAACCCGAAGCTGCTCGCCCGCGACAAGGCGACGTACTCCATGCCCGAGACCGCGGAAGAGGTCGCGAGGGTCGACGGCATCACGCGCGAGGAGGCCGACGCCTTCGCGCTCCGGTCGCAGCAGCGCGCCGCCGCGGCGATCGCTGACGGCCGGTTCGAGGCCGAGATCGTCGGCGTGGCGACCGCGCGCGGCGAGGTGCTCGTCGACGAGGGGCCGCGACCCGAGACCACGCTCGACGTGCTCGCCGGGCTGCGGCCCGTCGTCCCCGGCGGGTCCGTCGTCACCGCGGGCAACTCGAGCGCCCTGAACGACGGCGCGTCCGCGATCGTCGTCGCGAGCGCCGCGGCCGTCGAACGGTACGGGCTGACGCCGCGCGCCCGCGTCGTCACGGGCACGGCCGCCGGACTCGCACCCGAGATCATGGGCCTCGGCCCGGTGCCGGCCACCGAGAAGGCGCTCGCCCGCAGCGGTCTCACGCTCGACGACCTGGGCTCGGTCGAGCTGAATGAAGCGTTCGCGACGCAGTCGATCGCGTGCGTGCGCCGGCTCGGACTCGACCCCGAGCGCGTGAACGCCGACGGGGGAGCGATCGCCCTGGGGCATCCGCTCGGTTCGTCGGGATCGCGGCTCGTCGTGACCCTGCTCGGTCGCATGGAGCGCGAGGGCTCCAGGTACGGTCTCGCGACCATGTGCGTGGGAGTCGGCCAGGGCACCGCGCTCATCGTGGAGCGCGTCTCATGA
- a CDS encoding enoyl-CoA hydratase/isomerase family protein, producing MSARPLPEGDRDAVLRIERQDDRVVATLNRPERRNAIDQATIDALHLLCAELEAIPRILILSGAGGVFASGADIAELRDRRADDARRGINANAFIRIAELPMPVIAALDGYALGGGAELAYAADIRIATPRLRIGNPETGLGIIAAAGASWRLKEIVGDARAAELLLTGRAIDAEEAREIGLVSELHPVDELLPAAHAIADRIARNDPAATIATKRVFRAPREAHPAVDLDAQAELFESPEKHRRMTEFLERKKR from the coding sequence ATGAGCGCCCGGCCGCTGCCCGAGGGCGACCGCGACGCCGTGCTCCGGATCGAACGCCAGGACGACCGGGTCGTCGCGACGCTGAACCGGCCCGAGCGCCGCAACGCGATCGATCAGGCAACGATCGACGCCCTGCACCTGCTCTGCGCGGAGCTCGAGGCGATCCCCCGCATCCTCATCCTCAGCGGGGCCGGCGGCGTCTTCGCCTCGGGCGCCGACATCGCCGAGCTCCGCGACCGCCGCGCCGATGATGCCCGGCGCGGCATCAACGCGAACGCGTTCATCCGCATCGCGGAGCTGCCCATGCCGGTGATCGCGGCCCTCGACGGGTACGCCCTCGGCGGCGGCGCCGAACTGGCCTACGCGGCCGACATCCGGATCGCGACGCCGCGGCTGCGCATCGGCAACCCAGAGACGGGCCTCGGCATCATCGCCGCGGCCGGCGCCAGCTGGCGGCTGAAGGAGATCGTGGGCGACGCGCGCGCCGCCGAGCTGCTGCTCACCGGGCGCGCGATCGACGCCGAGGAGGCGCGTGAGATCGGACTCGTCTCCGAGCTGCATCCGGTCGACGAGCTGCTGCCGGCCGCGCACGCGATCGCCGACCGCATCGCGCGCAACGACCCCGCCGCGACGATCGCCACCAAGCGGGTCTTCCGGGCGCCGCGGGAGGCGCATCCGGCGGTCGACCTCGACGCACAGGCCGAGCTCTTCGAGAGCCCCGAGAAGCACCGCCGGATGACCGAGTTCCTCGAGAGGAAGAAGCGATGA
- a CDS encoding 3-hydroxyacyl-CoA dehydrogenase family protein — protein MSATATGAPADVGVLGGGRMGAGIAHAFLLAGSRVTVVERDAEAAQAASARVLESVAASIARGTADDDERAYAGRFATSTDVADFARCGLVVEAVPEDLQLKIDALTRVEAVLPPEAALASNTSSISIDELAALLERPHRFLGLHFFNPVPASQLVEIVRGAATDGTLVAEAREWVHAIGKTPITVADAPGFASSRLGVALGLEAIRMLEDGVASAEDIDAAMTLGYKHPVGPLRLTDLVGLDVRLGIAEYLSSTLGERFEPPALLRRLVAEGKLGRKAGEGFYLWDAP, from the coding sequence ATGAGCGCCACCGCGACCGGAGCGCCGGCCGACGTCGGCGTGCTCGGCGGCGGCCGCATGGGGGCGGGCATCGCTCACGCGTTCCTGCTTGCGGGCTCCCGCGTGACCGTCGTCGAACGCGACGCCGAGGCGGCGCAGGCGGCCTCGGCGCGCGTGCTCGAGTCCGTCGCGGCGTCCATCGCCCGCGGCACCGCCGACGACGACGAACGTGCGTACGCGGGCCGCTTCGCGACGAGCACCGACGTGGCCGACTTCGCGCGCTGCGGGCTCGTCGTCGAGGCCGTGCCTGAAGACCTCCAGCTGAAGATCGACGCGCTCACCCGCGTCGAGGCGGTGCTGCCCCCGGAGGCCGCGCTCGCCTCGAACACCTCGTCGATCTCGATCGACGAGCTCGCGGCGCTGCTCGAACGCCCGCACCGGTTCCTCGGCCTGCACTTCTTCAATCCCGTGCCGGCGTCGCAGCTCGTCGAGATCGTGCGCGGCGCCGCGACCGACGGCACTCTGGTCGCCGAGGCGCGCGAGTGGGTGCACGCGATCGGCAAGACGCCCATCACGGTGGCGGATGCGCCGGGCTTCGCGTCCTCCCGGCTCGGCGTCGCGCTCGGGCTCGAGGCGATCCGCATGCTCGAAGACGGCGTGGCCTCCGCCGAGGACATCGACGCGGCGATGACCCTCGGCTACAAGCATCCGGTGGGTCCGCTGCGGCTCACCGACCTCGTCGGCCTCGACGTGCGCCTCGGCATCGCCGAGTACCTCTCGTCGACGCTCGGCGAACGGTTCGAGCCGCCCGCACTGCTGCGCCGGCTGGTGGCCGAAGGCAAGCTCGGCCGGAAGGCCGGCGAGGGCTTCTACCTGTGGGATGCGCCGTGA
- the paaZ gene encoding phenylacetic acid degradation bifunctional protein PaaZ yields MSEILPSYVTGRWWTPDASAEASATEVRDASTGEVVTRVSTEGLDLGAALDYARTVGQASLGELTFHQRAVLLKQMALALTERKAELYEVSSRTGATKQDSWVDVDGGIGVLFTYSGKGRRELPNAKVYVDGAVETLSKDGSFLGRHIYTRLPGVAVQINAFNFPVWGSLEKFAPAFLAGVPTLVKPATPTGYLTEAFVRILVESGLLPEGSLQLVSGSVPDLFDHLRLGDLVAFTGSASTAERLRQHEAVQTGGVRFTVETDSINASVLGTDAVAGTPEFDAYVKQLVVEMTSKAGQKCTAIRRAIVPEASVDSVIDAVRARIAERVVVGDPRAEGVTMGPLASLTQREEVLRQVGRLEEAGGELVVGSTETPSVRLADGVDGTASDGAFVEPMLLRFRDASSPALHEVEAFGPVASVVGYASLDEAVRLVARGGGSLVTSVATHDPEVAVALASGIAAYNGRLLLLDRDDARTSTGHGSPLPNLVHGGPGRAGGGEELGGIRAVLHHMQRTAVQGSPEMLTALTGVWHTGAPSQSGGIHPFRKSLAELRIGDQVVSASRTVTLEDIETFAEFTGDTFYAHMDEEAAAANPFFPGRVAHGYLLVSWAAGLFVDAAPGPVLANYGLENLRFITPVSPGDAIRVELTAKQISPRETDEYGEVRWDAVLKNQRDELVATYDVLTLVAKTQAEVREAQPA; encoded by the coding sequence ATGAGCGAGATCCTGCCGAGCTACGTGACCGGCCGGTGGTGGACGCCGGATGCCTCGGCCGAGGCATCCGCCACCGAGGTGCGCGATGCATCGACCGGCGAGGTGGTGACCCGGGTGTCGACCGAGGGGCTCGACCTCGGCGCCGCGCTCGACTACGCCCGCACCGTCGGCCAGGCGAGCCTCGGCGAGCTGACCTTCCACCAGCGCGCCGTGCTGCTGAAGCAGATGGCGCTCGCGCTCACCGAGCGCAAGGCCGAGCTCTACGAGGTGTCGAGCCGCACGGGCGCGACGAAGCAGGACTCGTGGGTCGACGTCGACGGCGGCATCGGCGTGCTGTTCACCTACTCGGGCAAGGGGCGCCGCGAGCTGCCGAACGCGAAGGTGTACGTCGACGGCGCGGTCGAGACCCTCTCGAAGGATGGCTCATTCCTCGGACGGCATATCTACACCCGGCTCCCCGGCGTCGCCGTGCAGATCAACGCGTTCAACTTCCCGGTGTGGGGGTCCCTGGAGAAGTTCGCACCCGCGTTCCTCGCGGGTGTCCCGACGCTCGTGAAGCCCGCAACCCCGACGGGGTACCTCACCGAGGCGTTCGTGCGCATCCTCGTCGAGTCCGGCCTGCTCCCCGAGGGGTCGCTGCAGCTGGTGTCGGGCAGTGTGCCCGACCTGTTCGACCACCTCCGCCTCGGCGACCTCGTCGCCTTCACCGGGTCCGCCTCGACGGCCGAGCGGCTGCGGCAGCACGAGGCCGTGCAGACCGGCGGGGTGCGGTTCACCGTCGAGACCGACTCGATCAATGCGAGCGTGCTCGGCACCGACGCCGTCGCCGGCACGCCGGAGTTCGACGCGTACGTGAAGCAGCTCGTCGTCGAGATGACGAGCAAGGCGGGGCAGAAGTGCACCGCGATCCGTCGTGCGATCGTGCCCGAGGCATCCGTCGACTCGGTCATCGATGCGGTGCGCGCCCGCATCGCGGAGCGCGTCGTGGTGGGCGACCCGCGCGCCGAGGGTGTCACCATGGGGCCGCTCGCCTCGCTCACCCAGCGCGAGGAGGTGCTGCGCCAGGTGGGCCGGCTCGAGGAGGCCGGCGGCGAGCTCGTCGTCGGGTCGACCGAGACGCCGAGCGTGCGGCTCGCCGACGGCGTGGACGGCACCGCCTCCGATGGCGCGTTCGTCGAGCCCATGCTGCTGCGGTTCCGGGATGCCTCGAGCCCCGCCCTGCACGAGGTCGAGGCCTTCGGCCCGGTGGCCTCGGTCGTCGGGTACGCCTCGCTCGACGAGGCCGTACGGCTCGTCGCCCGCGGCGGCGGATCGCTCGTCACGAGTGTCGCGACGCACGACCCGGAGGTCGCCGTGGCGCTGGCCTCCGGCATCGCGGCGTACAACGGCCGCCTCCTGCTGCTCGACCGCGACGACGCCCGCACCTCGACGGGCCACGGCTCGCCGCTGCCGAACCTGGTGCACGGCGGGCCGGGTCGCGCGGGCGGAGGCGAGGAGCTCGGCGGCATCCGCGCAGTGCTGCACCACATGCAGCGCACGGCAGTGCAGGGCTCGCCCGAGATGCTGACGGCGCTGACCGGCGTGTGGCACACGGGGGCGCCGTCGCAGTCTGGCGGCATCCACCCGTTCCGGAAGTCGCTCGCGGAGCTTCGCATCGGCGACCAGGTCGTGAGCGCGTCGCGGACCGTCACCCTCGAGGACATCGAGACGTTCGCCGAGTTCACGGGCGACACCTTCTACGCCCACATGGACGAGGAGGCGGCGGCCGCGAACCCGTTCTTCCCCGGCCGGGTCGCGCACGGGTACCTGCTCGTGTCGTGGGCGGCGGGCCTGTTCGTGGATGCCGCTCCCGGGCCCGTGCTCGCCAACTACGGCCTCGAGAACCTGCGCTTCATCACCCCGGTCTCGCCCGGCGACGCCATCCGCGTCGAGCTCACCGCGAAGCAGATCTCGCCGCGCGAGACCGACGAGTACGGCGAGGTGCGCTGGGATGCGGTGCTGAAGAACCAGCGCGACGAGCTCGTGGCCACCTACGACGTGCTGACGCTCGTGGCGAAGACGCAGGCGGAGGTGCGGGAGGCGCAACCGGCCTGA
- a CDS encoding YdeI/OmpD-associated family protein — MAERIGTPGGTPERPAVFFSGPEEFRAWLEANHDTATELWMGLYKKHVPDRPLTWEQAVPEALCFGWIDSVAQRIDDDAVRQRWTARKPSSIWSAVNIAHVERLTAEGRMHPAGLAAFERRRADRSGVYSHEAPPKELPPEAAARLAADPAASAFWEAATPTYRRQVVHWVLTAKQEATRERRLVQLIDDSAAGRLVSFQRYGEVPKWVERAAAAAAAARGAPSDASTAGSAEDPRPEA; from the coding sequence ATGGCGGAACGGATCGGCACCCCAGGCGGCACCCCCGAGCGGCCCGCCGTGTTCTTCTCGGGGCCCGAGGAGTTCCGAGCGTGGCTCGAGGCCAACCACGACACGGCGACCGAGCTGTGGATGGGGCTCTACAAGAAGCATGTGCCCGACCGGCCGCTCACCTGGGAGCAGGCCGTGCCCGAAGCGCTCTGCTTCGGCTGGATCGACTCGGTGGCCCAGCGCATCGACGACGACGCCGTGCGCCAGCGCTGGACCGCGCGGAAGCCCTCGAGCATCTGGTCGGCGGTGAACATCGCGCACGTCGAGCGACTGACGGCCGAGGGGCGCATGCATCCGGCCGGGCTGGCCGCGTTCGAGCGCCGGCGGGCCGACCGGTCGGGGGTGTACTCGCACGAAGCCCCGCCGAAAGAGCTTCCGCCCGAGGCGGCGGCCCGGCTCGCCGCCGACCCGGCTGCGTCGGCGTTCTGGGAGGCGGCGACGCCGACCTACCGTCGCCAGGTGGTGCACTGGGTGCTCACCGCGAAGCAGGAGGCCACGCGCGAGCGGCGGCTCGTCCAGCTCATCGACGACAGCGCCGCCGGCCGCCTGGTGTCGTTCCAGCGGTACGGCGAGGTGCCGAAGTGGGTCGAGCGCGCGGCGGCCGCGGCGGCCGCTGCGCGGGGCGCGCCATCGGATGCCTCGACGGCAGGGTCTGCCGAAGACCCCCGGCCGGAGGCCTGA
- a CDS encoding TetR/AcrR family transcriptional regulator, producing the protein MSENATLRRGRPGYDQQGILDVAVAAFNQFGYDATSMGVLAERLGLSKSAIYHHFASKDEILDRALDAALSALEGVVDETDASGGRAADRLDRVLRGAVHVLVDQLPYVTLLLRVRGNTEVERRALERRRAFDKRVTALVADAQAEGSLRTDIDASVVSRLAFGMINSIVEWYRPGGRENADRLADDVVAIALDGLRMPTSNRVEELLG; encoded by the coding sequence ATGTCTGAGAACGCGACGCTCCGGCGGGGCCGCCCCGGCTACGACCAGCAGGGCATCCTCGACGTCGCCGTGGCCGCCTTCAACCAGTTCGGCTACGACGCGACGTCGATGGGCGTGCTCGCCGAACGGCTCGGGCTGTCGAAGTCGGCGATCTACCACCACTTCGCCTCGAAGGACGAGATCCTCGACCGCGCCCTCGATGCGGCCCTCAGCGCGCTCGAGGGCGTCGTCGACGAGACGGATGCCTCAGGCGGCCGCGCCGCCGACCGGCTCGACCGCGTGCTCCGAGGTGCCGTGCACGTGCTCGTCGACCAGCTGCCGTACGTCACGCTGCTGCTCCGGGTCCGCGGCAACACCGAGGTCGAGCGGCGGGCGCTGGAGCGCCGGCGCGCATTCGACAAGCGGGTCACGGCCCTCGTCGCCGACGCGCAGGCCGAGGGGTCGCTCCGCACCGACATCGACGCGAGCGTCGTCTCGCGCCTCGCGTTCGGCATGATCAACTCGATCGTGGAGTGGTATCGGCCAGGTGGGCGCGAGAACGCCGACCGGCTCGCCGACGACGTGGTCGCGATCGCGCTCGACGGCCTTCGCATGCCCACCTCGAATCGCGTCGAGGAACTGCTCGGCTGA